AATGGATGGAAACCTTGCATTAATAGCGATGCCAAAATTAAGAACCCAGCGGCACCTATACCTTTCAAATCTAACTTTGAGCTTGATCTCTCTGCTTCCAGGAATACTAAAGAATGCAGAATCTTTGAAGTTGCTGTCTTGGGAGTGACAACTAGACATTTTTATCCTAAACCTGGCAACGTCGCTATGAAAGTAAAGGACGGTACTAATGCGTTATGGACCGCTAAACTGCCTTCGCCTAAAAAGGGAAATAACTTGGCACCGAGCAAATCTAATGCTTGCCTTTTTTGTCTTGTTTATAAACATGGCAATAAGGAAGTACTGGAGATTGTTACGGTAGAGAAGGACGCAGTAGAAaaaaagtactttgaaaaagTTGGCGGAACATGGAATATGGTTAATAGGGATGTCTTTTTAAATCAACTAAAAGAGATGAAGGGAGTATCTGGATTAGCATTTCTTGATCCCACTTCCCCCTTTCAATCCTCCAAATAGTGACTCACGAACACTCTAAATACACAACGCAGTATGCCCtcctacccttggtaggtagtGCTAGGACCAAGGAACACACTTTTACTTGGTAAAGAATACTCATTTATAACTACAGCTTTAACTATTGGTATACAACATTACTTGTTTTGTTATAGAGATACGTGTCTTGAGACTAATTAGTGTCTTTCTTGACTGATCTTTTCATTTAGTCTCCTAGTCACACCAACCATGCATTagactctcatggactAATGCGGCCCATGTTACGGCAGAatgttccataggattacCCAGTGAACTAGTTGTAGTGggtatggatgaggagtagatacTAGtgtgctccctttggtcgcattggaactactcatggatctcagagttttgaaagacCATGCTCTCtatgaacatggaggatgactgCTGAAGAAGCGACTATGACCTCCATGTCTAAAGGGTTACTATGAGAACTCTGGTAATTATGGCGGAAGAAGTAATCATTGAGCTTAAAAACAAGCCACCTATAGATACTACTACATATCAAGCAAGTACTTCTGCCGGAGGTGGTAATGTTAAAATTACCGTCGAAAGAACCACTCACCCTCTTGGATCTgacttcctcaagtatGAGCATACTCTACAGACTAAAGGAGAGTTTATATTAAAGGAAATCCAGGATAATGGTGGCAAAATCGATGTTATTGGACTTAAAGATGTTCCTAGGGTAACCTCAGTTTCCGCTTATTACTGGAGCCATGAAAATGGTACTCAGATACCTAGTAAGGCTCTCTTGGTACAAGTCACCACCACTGATCCTAAGGTAACCAAGTACTATGCCAATAGAAAGAATGATGGTGGTGGTAATGAGTGGGTTGGACTCTGTCAACTTTCTCAACCTAATCTCATCCCCGGTGGCATTGAAAGGAACTAGATGATCTAGTCTGTTCGAACAATGGTATAGTCACCGTGGATCTTAGCAATACTGTATCCATGGGTAATAGACAGCTATATTGTTGCCGTTGCGATAAGCATACTGTGACAAGGAGTGTTACTATTAAGAAACTTCATGTTCCAGCTGTCCCTACTGTTGAGTACTACAAGCACACCATTAATAGTGGACAGCTTGCAAGGATAAGGTACTACTTTGACGGTGTAGGTACTGATCCCAGGAATACTAACAATCCCAAGACaagaagacgtataaagtCTACTGAGTTTAACTTTCCCATGGATAGTGTCAAGGCTGTCTATGCATTATACTCCGGAGGAAACCCTGTTCTTATTTATCTGGattatgatggaaaaaatggTGTTAAAGGATGGTACCAGAAGCCTACTAATGATAGTAATGATAATGGCGACGAAGATTGGACAAAAGTCCCCGATGCTCCTCGAAACATACAACCAGAAACAATTAATAACTGCACCAACTGGAACAAACTCGTAACTGCACTAAATAAGGCTGGTGGATGTAACCCCTTGAGAGAATGCACTGCTCCTACTCAACCTCTACTGCCACCTCCTGCTGGACCTCAAGGTGGAGGTCCTCAACCTGGATCTGGTGTAGTACAAGACCATGCTGCTAGTCAACATGGTAGAGGAGCTCAAAATAAAGGTGATACTGATACTGattctactactggagGGGCTAATGATCCTGCTGAGGATACTGCTGGTGACTCATCTCTCCAAGGTACTCCTCAAGGTGATCCTCAACCTGGAGGGGGTGCTGGAGGAACTCAGGGTAACCAAGCTGATGTTAGTATAACTAGTGGAGATCAAGATGGATCTACTGCTGAAGCTTCTATTGGAGCTCCTAAAGTTGATCCTGCTCCTCCAGCTCCCCCTCGTACTGAACCTTTTCTTGACCCTGCTACTGCTGGATACTTTTTTGCTAGTGGTGGTACTGCTCTTGCAACAGGAGCTACTATTCTCGCTGTTCTTGGTGCTTCAGGCTCCATTACTGGGTTTGCTTACTGGATTTCCCAACGCTTTGCCGGAGAACcatgggttagacaaatatgagacTATGGAGATACGAGTTTGGATGGATAATATGGAGTTATAGGTACTCCGAGGGGCCAAAGCAGGAATTGTCATTGAACGTTTATAGGAgaatatcttcttcattcacCTACTTATCAAAGGTAACTTATATATCAAGAACATCTTAGATACTAGGAGGATGGAGTGGAATTGATGTGCTGACACTTTAGTAAAAAGTATATGGTTCTTTCGTAAATGACAAGAAACTAATACCTCATTAAGTTTATAAGGTAGACACTTCTCGGTATATCTTTTGTATAAACTTTTAAATCTACCTCTTCCAGCCATGTCTGAGTCTAGAGGATCTAACAGTACAGACAATACTGTGACTGCTAACCCACAAGCATGAGAGTCTCCAGGTAACAGTTGGCTATCTGGATGAATAAATATGTACATGAACAAATATAGACCCCATTAACCCCTACACTCCATAGTTCCATTCCCACTAAGACAACCTCCACGTATTATTAACTGATCAAAGTTATCTTATACTTGATTGTTTTTCATAACTTGTCAAGACTAAGGTCTTTGTTTTCCTTACTCTACTTCCCTGTTACACACAGTGTGTTTTTCTAGTAAGACAACACAAGTGCATGCACATTATTATCTCTTGTTCTGAACATTTCTAGGTACTTTTCTTTCAGATAGAACCCATTAGTTCGCCTGTACCAAGACTTTAGTTGCTATTTTTAGAAGTAGAGAATCGGCAAAATGAAGGTTCTAGCTGTACTGTGGACAATATGTCTAATGGGACTCTGCCACTGTGGAGGTGATGGCAAGGTAGACTCATCACTCTTCGatcttgaagaagatgaggaaaATGGTGTCCCAGTTATCAAACTGACTGTAAAGAATGGTGGTACAACCAAGAAGGTACAGTATGATGGGAAAGACGTTTGGTCAGCTCGAACATTCGGCTCCCCTTGCTCTTCTGCAGTGCTGTATATGGGCCAAGATAGACCTACCTTGGCCGTtataaagaaaaaggaCTCAACCACATACAAATACTATAATGGTAAACACTGGCAGAAATGTAATCTGTATTGGCATAAAAATAAACTTGAGGCTCTAAAGGAGAGATGTAATCCTACTACTCCTATTACCCTTGATTTTTCTAATCTATATGAAACAAAAGTAACCGTACACACTAAGGACGGTGATGACTTTGAGCACAAGCTATATcttccaaagaatggtagTAATGTGAGATCTATTGTTGATGCCGGAGTTCCTGTTTGGGAGGCTAAGGAGATTGATCATAAGTGTTGCTTCGCTAGGTCTTTTAAAAAGGGAGATCATACGCTCCTTGTCATGACTGTAAGGAATGACTATGGTCACACCGAtcaatattttgagaaagttggTGAAACATGGAATGAGGTCGATGAAAAAGGATTTGATGATAAGTTTATACCACTGATGGGAGGATCTGTAACATATGGtactcttgatcttgcCAGTCCAGATGAATCTAGGATAGTTACTAGGATAGAGGAAAAAAATGGAGTATGGAAACATATGTATGGAATGGGTGATTGCCTTGTTACTTCTGTTGTTGATGGCGGGGCTTTGATTTGGACATCTTCTGGAAATGAGAAATGCACACTTGCAGAAGTATCATCAAAGGGTGGATTTTCACTAGCTATGATTTATATTCCCACTAGTTGGAGTCTGAGGAATGAGTGTTTTGAAAGGAATGCCGATGGTGAATGGACTCCCATtgataaggaagagtataaGAGTAAGCTACAGGATATGAAAAATGGAGCGACAAGGCAGTCTACCAAAGAATCTTCT
The sequence above is drawn from the Theileria equi strain WA chromosome 4 map unlocalized gcontig_1105471998858, whole genome shotgun sequence genome and encodes:
- a CDS encoding hypothetical protein (encoded by transcript BEWA_017340A), which encodes MAEEVIIELKNKPPIDTTTYQASTSAGGGNVKITVERTTHPLGSDFLKYEHTLQTKGEFILKEIQDNGGKIDVIGLKDVPRVTSVSAYYWSHENGTQIPSKALLVQVTTTDPKVTKYYANRKNDGGGNEWVGLCQLSQPNLIPGGIERN
- a CDS encoding hypothetical protein (encoded by transcript BEWA_017350A), translating into MGNRQLYCCRCDKHTVTRSVTIKKLHVPAVPTVEYYKHTINSGQLARIRYYFDGVGTDPRNTNNPKTRRRIKSTEFNFPMDSVKAVYALYSGGNPVLIYLDYDGKNGVKGWYQKPTNDSNDNGDEDWTKVPDAPRNIQPETINNCTNWNKLVTALNKAGGCNPLRECTAPTQPLLPPPAGPQGGGPQPGSGVVQDHAASQHGRGAQNKGDTDTDSTTGGANDPAEDTAGDSSLQGTPQGDPQPGGGAGGTQGNQADVSITSGDQDGSTAEASIGAPKVDPAPPAPPRTEPFLDPATAGYFFASGGTALATGATILAVLGASGSITGFAYWISQRFAGEPWVRQI
- a CDS encoding signal peptide containing protein (encoded by transcript BEWA_017360A), with the translated sequence MKVLAVLWTICLMGLCHCGGDGKVDSSLFDLEEDEENGVPVIKLTVKNGGTTKKVQYDGKDVWSARTFGSPCSSAVLYMGQDRPTLAVIKKKDSTTYKYYNGKHWQKCNLYWHKNKLEALKERCNPTTPITLDFSNLYETKVTVHTKDGDDFEHKLYLPKNGSNVRSIVDAGVPVWEAKEIDHKCCFARSFKKGDHTLLVMTVRNDYGHTDQYFEKVGETWNEVDEKGFDDKFIPLMGGSVTYGTLDLASPDESRIVTRIEEKNGVWKHMYGMGDCLVTSVVDGGALIWTSSGNEKCTLAEVSSKGGFSLAMIYIPTSWSLRNECFERNADGEWTPIDKEEYKSKLQDMKNGATRQSTKESSKAPKNLTVRS